One Mangifera indica cultivar Alphonso chromosome 4, CATAS_Mindica_2.1, whole genome shotgun sequence genomic region harbors:
- the LOC123213688 gene encoding LOW QUALITY PROTEIN: protein PHYTOCHROME KINASE SUBSTRATE 2-like (The sequence of the model RefSeq protein was modified relative to this genomic sequence to represent the inferred CDS: deleted 2 bases in 1 codon; substituted 1 base at 1 genomic stop codon) encodes MAMITKTSNCKTNLSHTLPHGSNNNKLRGASCSSYLNSGEKTFVRKLAASSPITGSQDENVCSKRKRQEDGEIGVFSAEKYFNGAIDHRPRIVKVGARNYLSVKDHPRVEVTKVGEWVVDIELETNAENGTVQAKTINTPAVKENYCFSFPSTSPETIKMHSQEVEEEKPRKSIKVIEKKNKCLGVELGATPRQEEIKFSATSHADNYFEIESDASSDLFEIESLKGKGKGNPFLARQDSDAASSCVTPIAYAPREASIEWSAVTASAADFXVMSECEDTRAAVSATSPVKTFPNRNINAAQLPKTRRPGISLGCNNEKDIRVAAQDAHFTSRNNNYNEPRIRRMSIHLHHL; translated from the exons ATGGCTATGATCACCAAAACATCGAACTGTAAGACTAACCTTTCACACACACTGCCCCATGGAAGTAATAATAACAAGCTTCGCGGTGCCTCATGTTCTTCCTACCTGAACAGCGGTGAAAAGACTTTTGTACGCAAACTTGCGGCGTCGAGTCCTATAACGGGTAGCCAAGACGAGAATGTTTGCTcaaaaagaaagagacaagaagATGGAGAGATTGGAGTATTTAGTGCTGAGAAATACTTCAACGGAGCAATAGATCACCGCCCGAGAATTGTCAAAGTTGGTGCAAGAAACTACCTGTCTGTCAAAGATCATCCAAGAGTTGAAGTCACT AAGGTTG GCGAATGGGTTGTTGATATAGAGCTCGAAACAAACGCTGAAAATGGTACAGTTCAAGCCAAAACAATAAACACTCCTGCAGTAAAAGAAAACTACTGTTTTAGTTTTCCAAGTACCAGTCCTGAGACCATTAAAATGCATTCTcaagaagttgaagaagaaaagccAAGGAAGTCAATAAAGGtgattgaaaagaaaaacaagtgtTTAGGTGTCGAGTTGGGGGCCACTCCAAGACAAgaggaaataaaattttcagcaaCAAGTCATGCTGATAACTACTTTGAAATCGAGAGTGATGCAAGTTCAGATTTGTTTGAAATAGAAAGCCTCAAAGGGAAAGGCAAAGGTAACCCTTTTCTTGCGAGGCAAGATTCAGATGCTGCATCCAGTTGCGTCACTCCAATTGCTTATGCTCCAAGAGAGGCCAGCATAGAATGGAGTGCAGTCACTGCCAGTGCAGCAGATTTCTGAGTAATGTCAGAATGTGAAGATACAAGAGCCGCAGTAAGTGCAACAAGTCCTGTAAAAACATTTCCAAATAGGAATATTAATGCTGCTCAGTTACCGAAGACTAGACGTCCAGGTATTTCGTTGGGTTGCAACAATGAGAAGGATATTAGAGTTGCAGCGCAG GATGCACATTTTACAAGTCGaaacaataattataatgaGCCAAGAATTCGTCGAATGTCCATTCATTTGCACCACCTGTGA